One region of Chaetodon auriga isolate fChaAug3 chromosome 5, fChaAug3.hap1, whole genome shotgun sequence genomic DNA includes:
- the rgmb gene encoding repulsive guidance molecule B, with translation MGRAGCCCHGAERLASPSLVRRFRPLLLLIIALCCGAHLGQCQVATPQCRIQKCTTDFVSLTSHLTPAVDGFHTEFCKALRAYSACTQRTAKSCRGNLVFHSAVLGISDLMSQRNCSRDGPTSSTHPEVPHEPCNYHSRTQHAHAHSHVHAHTHPHAHGHGHSRPAYLFCGLFGDPHLRTFKDSFQTCKVEGAWPLIDNDYLSVQVTNVPVVPGSSATATNKITIIFKPFEGCTDQRVYQAFTDNLPAAFDDGTVSSGDPVHNSAGADGTTGKVRALWISERSPGRHVELHAGYIGVTVIVRQLGRYLTLAVRIPEELAQAYDATQDLQLCLNGCPSGERIDQAGHLPLPLSPPALGLQLQQLRRPSYSSQTQASPYGAIQVFSVEGAKEHCREQLEVQDIYFHSCVFDLLTTGDANFTVAAYSALKDMESLHPHRDRWRIYPRGSATSTLHSDSQPIQQLALLLLSALSVALV, from the exons gTCAGTGCCAGGTGGCCACGCCTCAGTGCCGTATCCAGAAGTGCACCACCGACTTCGTCTCCCTGACATCCCACCTGACGCCGGCCGTGGATGGCTTTCACACTGAATTTTGCAAGGCTTTGCGCGCATACTCGGCCTGCACCCAGAGGACGGCCAAGTCCTGCCGGGGAAACCTGGTCTTCCACTCGGCTGTGCTGGGCATCTCCGACCTCATGAGCCAGAGGAATTGCTCCAGAGATGGGCCCACTTCATCCACGCACCCCGAGGTCCCTCACGAACCCTGCAACTACCACAGTCGCACCCAGCACGCCCACGCGCACTcccacgtgcacgcacacacacatccccacGCTCACGGCCACGGTCACTCCCGGCCTGCTTACCTGTTCTGCGGGCTGTTCGGGGACCCACACCTGAGGACATTTAAGGACAGCTTCCAGACTTGTAAGGTGGAGGGGGCGTGGCCTCTCATTGATAATGACTATCTGTCAGTACAGGTCACTAATGTTCCCGTGGTACCCGGCTCCAGTGCCACAGCGACCAATAAG ATCACCATCATCTTCAAGCCCTTTGAGGGTTGCACGGACCAGCGGGTCTACCAGGCGTTCACAGACAACCTCCCCGCTGCCTTTGATGATGGAACTGTGAGCAGTGGAGACCCCGTCCACAATTCTGCTGGAGCAGACGGCACAACTGGGAAGGTCCGTGCTCTGTGGATCTCTGAGCGCAGCCCAGGGCGCCACGTGGAGCTGCACGCCGGCTACATCGGCGTAACTGTAATCGTTCGCCAGCTGGGCCGCTACCTGACCCTGGCAGTGCGGATCCCAGAGGAGCTGGCTCAGGCCTATGACGCCACCCAGgacctgcagctctgtctgaaCGGCTGCCCCAGCGGAGAACGCATTGACCAGGCAGGCCACCTTCCCCTGCCCCTATCCCCTCCCGCGCTCggcctgcagcttcagcagctgcGTCGGCCCAGCTACTCCTCACAGACACAAGCATCGCCCTATGGTGCCATACAGGTTTTCAGCGTGGAGGGGGCGAAGGAACACTgcagggagcagctggaggtgCAGGACATTTACTTCCACTCCTGCGTCTTTGATCTACTGACCACTGGGGATGCTAACTTCACAGTGGCGGCGTACAGCGCCTTGAAGGACATGGAGAGTCTCCACCCGCACAGGGATAGATGGAGGATCTACCCACGCGGCTCTGCCACCTCCACCTTACACTCTGATTCTCAACCTATCCAACAGCTcgctctgctcctgctgtctgctctgagcGTGGCGTTGGTCTAA